A section of the Burkholderia mallei ATCC 23344 genome encodes:
- the sodB gene encoding superoxide dismutase [Fe] has product MAHTLPPLPYAEDALAPHISQETIQFHYGKHHQAYVTNLNNLIPGTEFENLPLEEIVKKSSGGIFNNAAQIWNHTFFWNSLSPNGGGAPTGALGDAINAKWGSFDAFKEAFTKAAVGTFGSGWAWLVKKADGSLDIVSTSNAATPLTTADKPLVTIDVWEHAYYIDYRNARPKFVEAFWNIVNWDFAAKNFA; this is encoded by the coding sequence ATGGCTCATACGCTCCCGCCGCTGCCGTACGCTGAAGACGCCCTCGCTCCGCATATCTCGCAGGAGACGATCCAGTTTCACTACGGCAAGCATCACCAGGCTTATGTGACGAACCTGAACAACCTGATCCCCGGCACCGAGTTCGAGAACCTGCCGCTGGAAGAGATCGTGAAGAAGTCGTCGGGCGGCATCTTCAACAACGCCGCGCAGATCTGGAATCACACGTTCTTCTGGAACAGCCTGTCGCCGAACGGCGGCGGCGCGCCGACGGGCGCGCTCGGCGACGCGATCAACGCGAAGTGGGGTTCGTTCGACGCGTTCAAGGAGGCGTTCACGAAGGCAGCGGTCGGCACGTTCGGCTCGGGCTGGGCTTGGCTCGTGAAGAAGGCGGACGGCTCGCTCGACATCGTGTCGACGAGCAATGCGGCCACGCCGCTCACGACGGCCGACAAGCCGCTCGTCACGATCGACGTGTGGGAACACGCTTACTACATCGATTACCGCAACGCGCGCCCGAAGTTCGTCGAAGCGTTCTGGAACATCGTGAACTGGGACTTCGCCGCGAAGAACTTCGCGTAA
- the xseA gene encoding exodeoxyribonuclease VII large subunit — protein MHSESPFAGSGGAPAGDGVIPVSALNRAIGTMLERTFPLLWVAGEVSNFTRAASGHWYFSIKDQQAQMRCVMFRGRAQHAEFTPREGDRIEVRALVTMYEPRGEVQLSVEAIRRTGQGRLYEAFLRLKAQLEAEGLFAPERKRAPPTHPRAIGIVTSLQAAALRDVLTTLARRAPHVPVIVYPAPVQGAGAAEKLAAMVATANARREVDVLIVCRGGGSIEDLWSFNDEALARAIAASDVPVVCGVGHETDFTIADFAADVRAPTPTGAAELVSPQRALLLRELGERQGALARGLRRGLDARAQQLDWLARRLISPAERLQRQAMHVGQLAARLAAAGARPVRDARARFSLVQLRWQRARPDFAQARQVLAAFAQRLDATLQRRIERDTARVAACAARLEVLSPQRTLERGYAALIDAQTGRAVRAPASLKPQRRLTVHLAEGSADVSLADVQPRLSDTF, from the coding sequence ATGCATTCCGAATCTCCCTTTGCCGGCTCCGGCGGCGCGCCCGCGGGCGACGGCGTCATTCCCGTGTCCGCGCTCAACCGCGCGATCGGCACGATGCTCGAGCGCACGTTCCCGCTGCTGTGGGTGGCGGGCGAAGTGTCGAACTTCACGCGCGCGGCGAGCGGCCACTGGTATTTCTCGATCAAGGATCAGCAGGCGCAGATGCGCTGCGTGATGTTCCGCGGCCGCGCGCAGCACGCGGAGTTCACGCCGCGCGAAGGCGACAGGATCGAGGTGCGCGCGCTCGTCACGATGTACGAGCCGCGCGGCGAAGTGCAACTGAGCGTCGAGGCGATCCGGCGCACCGGGCAGGGGCGGCTCTACGAAGCGTTCCTGCGGCTGAAGGCGCAGCTCGAGGCCGAAGGGCTCTTCGCGCCCGAGCGCAAGCGGGCGCCGCCGACGCATCCGCGCGCGATCGGCATCGTCACGTCGCTGCAGGCGGCCGCGCTGCGCGACGTGCTGACGACGCTCGCGCGCCGCGCGCCGCACGTGCCGGTGATCGTCTATCCGGCGCCCGTGCAGGGCGCGGGCGCGGCGGAGAAGCTCGCCGCGATGGTCGCGACGGCGAACGCGCGGCGCGAGGTCGACGTGCTGATCGTCTGCCGCGGCGGCGGCTCGATCGAGGACTTGTGGTCGTTCAATGACGAGGCGCTCGCGCGCGCGATCGCGGCGAGCGACGTGCCGGTCGTCTGCGGCGTCGGCCACGAGACCGATTTCACGATCGCCGATTTCGCGGCCGACGTGCGCGCGCCGACGCCGACCGGCGCGGCGGAGCTCGTGAGCCCGCAGCGCGCGCTGCTGCTGCGCGAGCTCGGCGAGCGGCAGGGCGCGCTCGCGCGCGGCCTGCGGCGTGGGCTCGACGCGCGCGCGCAGCAGCTCGACTGGCTCGCGCGCCGGCTGATCAGCCCGGCCGAGCGCCTGCAGCGCCAGGCGATGCACGTGGGGCAGCTCGCCGCGCGGCTTGCCGCGGCGGGCGCGCGGCCCGTGCGCGACGCGCGCGCGCGTTTTTCGCTCGTGCAATTGCGCTGGCAGCGCGCGCGGCCCGACTTCGCGCAGGCACGGCAGGTGCTCGCCGCGTTCGCGCAAAGGCTCGATGCGACGCTGCAGCGGCGCATCGAACGCGATACCGCACGCGTGGCCGCGTGCGCGGCGCGGCTCGAGGTGCTGAGCCCGCAACGCACGCTGGAGCGCGGCTACGCGGCGCTCATCGACGCGCAGACGGGCCGCGCGGTGCGCGCGCCCGCATCGCTCAAGCCGCAGCGCCGGCTGACCGTGCACCTTGCCGAGGGCTCGGCCGACGTATCGCTTGCCGACGTGCAACCGCGTCTTTCGGATACATTCTGA